One stretch of Eretmochelys imbricata isolate rEreImb1 chromosome 1, rEreImb1.hap1, whole genome shotgun sequence DNA includes these proteins:
- the LOC144277599 gene encoding olfactory receptor 52E2-like, with product MSESNTTDFTNPSTFILLGIPGLEAAHVWISIPFSAMYTTAILGNFTILFIVKREPSLHSPMFYFLFMLAITDLVMSTSTLPKMLSIFWLNSREISFSACLTQMYFVHSFSAMESGILVAMALDRYVAICHPLRHSTILTRPLVAKIGLAVMLRSGIIALPYPFLARRWPYCRTNIIPHFYCGHIAVVNLACADIRISSYYGLFDLFSVIGVDMFSISVSYTQILRAIFRLPTKDAQLKTFGTCISHLCAIFALYLPIFFFALTQRFGHNVPLYLHILITSVYQAVPPVLHPMIYGVRTKQIRCRLLQLFTHKET from the coding sequence atgtcagaATCCAACACAActgacttcaccaacccctccaccttcatcctgctgggcattcctggcctggaggcagcccatgtctggatctccatccccttctctgCTATGTACACCACagccatcttggggaacttcaccatcctgttcatcGTGAAGAGGGAGCCGAGCCTCCATAGTCCCATGTTCTATTTCCTCTTCATGCTGGCCATCACCGATCTGGTCATGTCCACATCCACCCtacccaaaatgctgagcatcttctggttgaattccagggagatcagtttcagtgcctgcctcacccagatgtacttcgtTCACTCCTTCTCAGCGATGGAGTCTGGAATCCTCGTGGCCATGGCTTTggatcgctacgtggccatctgccatcccctgagacattccaccatcctgacacGCCCCCTGGTGGCCAAGATCGGCCTGGCCGTGATGCTGCGCAGTGGAATAATCGCATTACCCTACCCGTTCCTTGCAAGAcggtggccatattgcagaaccaacatcatcccccACTTCTATTGTGGGCACATAGCTGTGGTGAACCTGGCCTGTGCTGACATCCGCATCAGTAGTTACTATGGCCTGTTTGATCTTTTCTCTGTGATTGGAGTAGATATGTTTTCTATTAGTGTGTCCTATACTCAGATCCTCCGCGCCATCTTCCGCCTTCCAACAAAGGATGCCCAGCTCAAAACTTTTGGGACCTGCATCTCTCATCTTTGTGCCATCTTTGCTTTGTACCTCCCAATTTTCTTCTTCGCTCTTACGCAGCGGTTTGGCCACAATGTGCCACTGTATTTACACATTCTCATTACCAGTGTGTACCAGGCGGTGCCCCCTGTGCTACACCCCATGATTTACGGGGTGAGGACCAAACAGATCCGGTgcaggctgctccagctctttactCATAAAGAGACCTAA